In Arachis hypogaea cultivar Tifrunner chromosome 17, arahy.Tifrunner.gnm2.J5K5, whole genome shotgun sequence, a single window of DNA contains:
- the LOC140180741 gene encoding protein MAIN-LIKE 1-like, with amino-acid sequence MEDDPARLYRLDGVAHIAGVINDEPERCIRSMRRQQGMRLDDRYVPYLQMAGLYHLARLNDRWFRLDEALVSAFVERWRPETHTFHMPFGECTITLQDVAYQLGLPVDGRYVSGCLSEFHIYIDGGRPPWVWFQELLGVIPPPSQVQKYAVNCSWFQETFGECPEDADDDTVRRYVRAYIMMLLGTQLFADKSGNRIHIRWLPYVARLEELGTYSWGSAALAWLYRCMCRVANRHVVKLAGPLQLLQSWIFWRFPQFRPAGYETFSWPLASRYYTGPILFQYDLENCVYVNTLLHNVNTDISICNSCVWCRWAGYNPSGSEKGPRY; translated from the exons ATGGAGGACGATCCGGCACGGTTATATCGGTTGGACGGAgtcgctcatatagccggggtcatcaacgacgag CCCGAGCGATGCATTAGGAGCATgaggcggcagcagggcatgcgtcttgatgacagatacgttccatacttgcagatggcagggctataccatcttgcaaggctgaacgaCCGGTGGTTCCGGCTAGACGAGGCGCTCGTCAGTGCATTCGTGGAGAGATGGCGTCCCGAGACGCACACttttcatatgccgttcggagagtgcacgatcacactccaggacgtggcataccagctggGTTTGCCAGTCGATGGCCGTTACGTGAGCGGGTGCCTGTCAGAGTTCCATATATACATCGATGGAGGCCGTCCACCCTGGGtctggttccaggagttgcttgGAGTTATACCTCCTCCCAGTcaggttcagaagtacgcagtgaactgcagctggtttcaggagacCTTTGGTGAGTGCCCTGAGGATGCAGATGATGACACTGTTCGTCGATATGTccgtgcgtacatcatgatgttgcTAGGCACGCAGTTGTTTGCGGACAAGTCTGGCAACCGGATTCACATTAGATGGCTTCCCTATGTAGCGAGGCTGGAGGAGCTGGGTACGTACAGCTGGGGTTCGGCAGCACTGGcctggttgtaccggtgcatgtgcagGGTGGCAAACAGACATGTTGTGAAGTTAGCGGGCCCGCTCCAGCTACTGCAGTCTTGGATCTTTTGGCGGTTTCCTCAGTTTCGGCCTGCAGGATATGAGACGTTCAGCTGGCCGTTGGCGTCTAGGTACTATACTGGGCCTATTCTTTTTCAATATGACTTAGAGAATTGCGTGTATGTTAATACTCTATTGCATAATGTTAACACAGATATTAGTATATGTAACTCATGTGTATGGTGCAGATGGGCAGGTTACAACCCTTCCGGTAGCGAGAAGGGTCCGAGATATTAG